The following are encoded together in the Pelagicoccus enzymogenes genome:
- the tsaD gene encoding tRNA (adenosine(37)-N6)-threonylcarbamoyltransferase complex transferase subunit TsaD codes for MLLAIESSCDESALALFERGVGLRGEWISSQVSLHAEYGGVVPDLASREHLNNFAPLLEAARREVGFEGVDEIAVTTGPGLAACLAMGLAVANALSLAWKVPVFGVNHLRAHAHSPFVSVYEEQPAAFDHRLADELLPHLSLIVSGGNTILARIEKDRSLSILGQTIDDAAGEALDKGAKLLALGYPGGPKLEKLAVGGDVKAYQFPRGLVGKPHLDFSFSGLKTSLRYQVEKMGPEAAGADINNLCASYQEAVVDALIRKSDKALKRGDYKSMGLSGGVSNNSVLRARFESLGKKRRVQSLLAKRCHTGDNAGMIAFSHVFEKQSRGAELLDIAPSLPLDALA; via the coding sequence ATGCTATTGGCCATCGAAAGCTCCTGTGACGAATCAGCCCTCGCTCTTTTCGAGCGCGGCGTCGGCCTGCGTGGCGAGTGGATCAGCAGCCAAGTGTCATTGCACGCTGAATACGGTGGCGTGGTTCCTGACTTGGCCAGTCGCGAGCATCTGAACAATTTCGCCCCGCTGCTTGAGGCAGCTCGCCGGGAGGTCGGTTTTGAAGGCGTTGACGAAATCGCGGTAACGACGGGGCCGGGCCTAGCGGCTTGCCTGGCGATGGGACTAGCGGTTGCCAACGCGCTTTCGCTAGCGTGGAAAGTCCCGGTTTTCGGCGTGAACCATCTGCGAGCGCACGCCCACTCGCCTTTCGTTTCCGTCTACGAGGAGCAGCCTGCGGCTTTCGATCATCGGCTAGCGGACGAATTGCTTCCGCATCTGTCTCTCATCGTTTCAGGGGGGAACACGATTTTGGCTCGAATCGAAAAGGACCGAAGCCTTTCCATCCTAGGGCAAACGATCGACGATGCGGCGGGAGAGGCTCTGGACAAGGGCGCGAAGCTGCTGGCGCTGGGTTACCCGGGAGGGCCGAAACTGGAGAAGCTCGCGGTTGGCGGTGATGTGAAAGCCTATCAGTTTCCACGAGGTTTGGTGGGCAAGCCGCACTTGGACTTCAGCTTTTCTGGCTTGAAGACGAGTTTACGTTACCAAGTCGAAAAAATGGGCCCAGAAGCGGCTGGAGCGGATATCAACAACCTTTGCGCGTCCTACCAAGAAGCCGTAGTGGATGCATTGATACGCAAGAGCGACAAGGCATTGAAGCGTGGTGACTACAAGAGTATGGGGCTTTCGGGTGGCGTTTCCAACAATAGCGTGCTGCGGGCTCGTTTCGAATCCCTAGGAAAGAAGCGAAGGGTGCAGAGCCTTTTGGCGAAGCGTTGCCACACCGGCGACAATGCCGGAATGATCGCTTTCAGCCATGTATTTGAAAAGCAATCACGTGGAGCGGAGCTGCTTGATATCGCGCCTAGCTTGCCGCTCGACGCGCTTGCGTAG